A genome region from Clostridium pasteurianum includes the following:
- the larB gene encoding nickel pincer cofactor biosynthesis protein LarB, with translation MDKEEIRVLLEEVKNNKINIEEASKKLEDLPFKDLGFAKIDNHREIRVGYPEVIYCEGKTVEQVRDIVKFMLTKNNNILGTRATEEMYNAVKEISSDAEYNKLGKTITIKKKEQIITDNYIAIVAAGTSDLPVVEEAYETAKILGNRVEKVIDVGVAGIHRLFAKLDIIRGAKVVIVVAGMEGALASVVGGLVDKPVIAVPTSVGYGANFGGISALLSMLNSCASGVSVVNIDNGFGAAYNASMINKL, from the coding sequence TTGGATAAAGAAGAAATTAGAGTCCTATTAGAAGAGGTTAAGAATAACAAAATAAATATAGAAGAAGCTTCTAAAAAATTAGAGGATCTGCCATTTAAAGATTTAGGCTTTGCAAAAATAGATAATCATAGAGAAATTAGAGTTGGTTATCCAGAAGTAATATATTGTGAAGGAAAGACAGTAGAGCAAGTTAGAGACATTGTTAAATTTATGCTTACAAAAAATAATAATATATTAGGAACTAGAGCTACAGAAGAAATGTATAATGCAGTAAAAGAAATAAGCTCTGATGCAGAATATAATAAGCTTGGAAAGACTATTACTATAAAGAAAAAAGAACAAATTATTACGGATAATTATATAGCTATTGTTGCGGCAGGAACTTCTGATTTACCAGTAGTAGAAGAAGCCTATGAAACAGCAAAAATACTAGGAAATAGAGTGGAAAAAGTAATTGACGTAGGGGTTGCAGGAATACATAGACTTTTTGCAAAATTAGATATTATTAGAGGAGCTAAGGTTGTTATAGTAGTTGCAGGAATGGAAGGAGCATTAGCTAGTGTTGTAGGCGGTCTTGTAGATAAGCCTGTTATAGCAGTTCCAACCAGTGTTGGTTATGGAGCAAATTTTGGAGGAATATCAGCCCTATTATCAATGTTAAATAGCTGTGCTAGCGGCGTGAGTGTAGTAAATATAGATAATGGATTTGGTGCAGCTTATAATGCCAGCATGATTAACAAGTTATAG
- the larE gene encoding ATP-dependent sacrificial sulfur transferase LarE produces the protein MINNEKYNELIKYLKSLGKVVLAFSGGVDSTFLLRAAKEALQDNLKAVTIMSPYIPRWEIREAKELVKELGIDHEIIEAPIIDSIKFNPEDRCYHCKTAVFSMIIDAAKKQGYDCVIDGTNFDDIKDYRPGLKALKELDIKSPLLECKLTKAEIRAFSKELGLKTWDKPAYACLLTRIPYGNELKVEDFEKIEKAERYMMSIGFRAIRVRCHGDLARVEVAREDRSKLFDEELLDTIAENIKKCGFKYAALDFQGYRVGSFNETIKNKN, from the coding sequence ATGATAAATAATGAAAAATATAATGAATTAATAAAATATCTTAAAAGTCTCGGAAAAGTAGTTTTAGCATTTTCAGGTGGAGTGGATAGTACCTTTTTACTTAGAGCAGCAAAGGAAGCACTTCAGGATAATTTAAAAGCGGTTACAATTATGTCTCCATATATTCCAAGATGGGAAATAAGAGAAGCGAAGGAATTAGTTAAAGAGTTAGGAATAGATCACGAAATTATAGAAGCTCCAATTATTGATTCAATTAAATTTAATCCAGAGGATAGATGTTATCATTGTAAAACAGCAGTATTCAGTATGATAATAGATGCTGCTAAAAAGCAGGGATATGACTGTGTAATTGATGGAACTAATTTTGATGATATAAAAGATTACAGACCAGGACTTAAAGCTTTAAAAGAGTTAGATATAAAAAGTCCACTTTTAGAATGCAAATTAACTAAAGCGGAAATAAGAGCATTTTCTAAGGAATTAGGACTGAAAACTTGGGACAAGCCAGCTTATGCCTGCCTTTTGACGAGAATACCTTATGGAAATGAATTAAAGGTAGAGGACTTTGAAAAGATTGAAAAAGCAGAAAGATATATGATGAGCATAGGTTTTAGAGCTATTAGAGTAAGATGTCATGGAGATTTAGCGAGAGTTGAAGTTGCGAGAGAAGACAGAAGCAAGTTATTTGATGAAGAACTTTTGGATACTATTGCTGAGAATATAAAAAAATGCGGTTTTAAGTATGCAGCATTAGATTTTCAGGGATATAGAGTAGGAAGCTTTAATGAAACAATTAAAAATAAGAATTAA